The sequence below is a genomic window from Coffea arabica cultivar ET-39 chromosome 8e, Coffea Arabica ET-39 HiFi, whole genome shotgun sequence.
GCTGCTTAGGTGCGATGAATATATCAGATTTTTACCCTGCTTTGGCAAGATATGACCTACAAGGCGTCCAGAAGAAGACCAGAATTTTAGCAGGAAGGTTTGATAAAATCTTTGAGAGGATGATAGATCAAAGGGTGAATGCAGTTGGTGATGATGGTAAAGAGAGCAAGGATTTTCTACAGTTTCTTCTGCAACTGAAAGATGAAGGAGATGCCAAGACACCTCTTACCATGAGTCATGTGAAGGCCCTACTCATGGTATGTTTATCTTTTCCCATTCTTTGGCCTGGATGAGAATATGCCATTATATCCTAGCTAATTTAGTGTGTTAATAGCAACAACACCAACTTAGTTCCGatgaaattgcttgcaatttgcTAACACAAAAAGGGATATTGCTACGtatttctcacactcatccttcaattttgatattaatctGTTGTTGTAGCCTCAGTTAATTGCTTAGACTTTcttagggaaaaagaaaaaaaaaaaaactgaattcTGCAGATGTATGAACAGCGCAGTTACCTAGTTTTGGGCAGGTGTCATTTTCTTAGGCCAACCAAGACGGCCGACTTAATCCTCCAAAAAGGCAGCCAAATTTGACTGGTCACAACTCGTTGATTGAAACCGGCAACAATAATTCATTTGTTGACGCTTTATTTTCTGGGATAATTTCAataacctcccttgaggtttctaacaatttcactccCCTCctctaaagttttaaaaatttcacttacctCCCCATCAGTCATTTAAGACCCAACATTACAAATGGCTAAATGACTCTATTTCCCTTATAATTTAGAATAATTACACATATATGTGAAGGAAAAGAGTTAAATGATTGCTAACTACATTAACCAAAATTTGGATAGTAAAAAAGTTAATTAATTTGTCATCTAAAAATAGAGCCAATATTAGGTggatcttttttaatttttatatacttgacaaataaaagaaatcagACGTAATGCAATTGATAAATTAAAGGATTTAGACATGAGAAATAATTAAACTGTGTACCAACTAAATTAACCATAATTTGAaatgtaaaaaagaaaatataatttgacatcTAAAAAGGGATCCAATACTAGGCACCCTTTTTCTAATTTGTGTACttgataaataaaaggaatcAAATATAAAGAAATTTTAGTTGAGCTAGTTTTTCTTATAATTGTGGTGATAGCAAGAATCTTAAGGTGTGGAAAAAATTGTTTTGTTAtattttgaagtttttattttttgttgtggatgatgaaaaatttttattgacCATGTGTAGGAATGGCATTATAAGTAGATTAAGAAGTTAGATCAAATACTTAACCTAACTAAAATAATAGTTGAGGGGCACTTTTGATATAAATAAATCTTTTCACACCTGAAATTATTTTGTATGGTTGCCTTTTATGAATTGGGCTAAATTTTTAcaataaaattggtttcaaGGGAGGTTAGTGATATTTTTAGAATTTCAGAAGAGGACAGTAGGACAGTGGAAACTGTCAGAAACCTTAggagaggtttatgaaattatcccttattttCTAGTTGGGTACCACTATGATTTTCTCATTGCTACAGAAGTAAAACTGGTAGCAATAATTCATTTCTCGACACTTTATTTTGGAAGAAGATCATAGCTTGATCCGTATCACACATACATAGTATGCCGGAAATGGGGTAGGGACCGTCCCTGAACGGTTAATGGCCATGATCTAGTCTCAAAAATTTATGCGGCTGAGATCATAAGTTGTAACTCGATTTCCACGTCATGTGTGGGATCCACAAAAATTTGCTCTAAAGTTACGCGATGTGTAAAAAAAATTACGCGATGTACAAAGAAAGTTACACGCAGTTGAAAATGGGCAAAACCGTCCGGGACGGTTGCAGGTCCGTGCCCCTTGTCCATAGTATGCCATAGTATTATGGTGACACCTCTCGAAAAAATCACACATACATGAAAGACAAGACTAAACTGGAACAATATGCCATAGTATTATTTATGTCAATATTCAATAATGGTGACAACATACCACGCCAAAATGTCTAATAGCATAAAGCATGAAGCCATACCCCATAATTTTGCGTGTGATGTTTCATGATTTTGACAGGATATGGTTGTGGGTGGAACTGACACAACTTCTAACACGGCTGAATTCGCATTGGCTGAGATGctgaggaaaccagaaattttgaaaaatgttcaGCAAGAACTGGAGACGGTTGTGGGCAAAGGTAAGATAGTAGAAGAGTCTGACATTCAGAAACTGCCATACTTGTATGCAGTGATGAAAGAAGTTTTGAGGTTGCATCCAATTCTACCACTCCTGATCCCTCATTGCCCAAGTGAGACCTGCATTGTTGGAGGATATACAGTTCCAAAAGGTTCTCGTGTTTTTATCAACGTTTGGGCGGTTCACAGGGATCCTTCCATTTGGGAGAACCCTTCGGAGTTTCGCCCTGAAAGATTCCTGGATGGTAAATGGGATTACAGTGGAAATGACTTCAATTATTTCCCATTTGGCTCGGGGCGGAGAATTTGTGCAGGTACTGCAATGGCTGAGAGGATGTTCATGTTTTCACTTGCTTCGCTGGTTCATTCCTTTGATTGGAAGGTGCCTGAAGGAGAACATTTAAACCTGGAAGAGAAGTTTGGAATTGTGTTGAAGAAGCGAATGCCTTTGGTCGCAATACCAACTCCACGATTATCTGATGCATTTCTATATGAGTAACAAGAAAACTGCTGCCTCTGTGTATCATTTCACTCTGCTGGTTAGTTAAGCCTGGTATTGAAATCAGCGAAAATCTACCACAAGATTGCTATTTTGCTTGACGTCAAAGTAAAAGGGACAAAAATACTGGCAAGTAGTTCTGAGTTTCTTTCACCTTTTTGTACCTTACATTTtcaacaaaaaatatatatatatatatatctttctaATTGGAAGAAGGTAAAGTTAGTGAACATGCATGGTCTGAATTCTTAAAGAGGCATAGGGGAGAGGACTAACCAGTATGCCTCTAAGTAATACCAAAAAACTTCAAACAATTCAGCAAACTTTACAGCATAATATTGAAATGTACCATGGAATTGTTGTGAATTGAATGTACCTAATCAGCTGGCCGGACTAAAGGATCTGTTCGGTTGggtgtaaaatttttttaaggaagAATATTTTTCTGCGATTGACGTTTTAAATGAACACTTTCCTGACAATGCGTCCCTCTTGAATTCCCATTTAATGCTACCTTGCAATCGTAAAGCCATGCTCTGCagtttagaaagtatattcCATGTCATTTGCATTATACCATAGCTCTCTATCCATATGTATTAGTGCAAGGTAAGTGCAACTCGACCTTTATAGTCCACACTTCGAGAAGCTACTGAAAAGGGAGATGgacattaaaaataaataatgtcTTCGGAAATGATAAGGTTACATTTATCATCACCAAGTCTAACAGGTGTAGAGCGATTGAAGCTTTGAgtaacttaaaaataataataacaacaataataataagcACATCAACCTTCATTGTTCTATAGATTTCTTAATTGGTATAATCTAGGAGCATCAAGATCAAGAGGTGAGGAATCAGACAGCAACGAAGCGCATTTTCCACCAAATCCTTGCAAGAATTATTCCTGCATTGGGTTCACATATATGTCCAAAGATATTTCCTATCTGATATATTTGTCAACTTCTAGTTACTGCCAAATTTCACGCCTAAAGTCAGATGTCTTACCAAAAGGAATCTGTTAGCGGCCGCCCGTCCTTCCCAGCTATAATTTTTTATGTCCTAACAAATCAGAATTCAGAAGCAAGAATCGTTGAACTGTAAACCAGAAGAAGATCTGCTTTGTACATTTCTATGATCTACTGAACTGTTCATTCTTGACTCTTGCCTTGCACGTATAATCTCTCCTTTCCTTTTGTCTGATTCCTTGTCTTTCCTTATAATATATGCCATACACTGAGCAGGTTTGTTGCTTGGAGTAGTTCAGTTGATTACAGACCATGATTACCATGTTCCAGTACCCTCATAAACTAAGCACTTTCTTGAATAATGTTGGAGACTTTCTTGGATATCCAACACTAGTCTTCATGTTTATAGCAACATGGCTCGCCTGGATACTTTTCAACATAGCAAGGGGTCAAAAACCACTGCCACCAGGTCCATGGGGTTTGCCTGTGGTAGGAAACCTTCCATTTCTTGATCCTGAACTCCACTCATACTTTTCTAACCTGGCTAAAACCTATGGTCCTATCTTCAAACTCAGGCTTGGTGGGAAGGTCAGTGTTGTGATTGCTTCACCAGGCATGGCACGCGAGGTGCTCAAAGACCAGGATGTAACCTTTGCCAACCGGGATGTCCCTGTGGTAGTGACAGCAATGGAATATGGTGGCCGGGACATAGTTTTTACGCCATATGGCGCTGAGTGGAGAATGCTGAGAAAGGTTTGTGTTCGCGACATGCTTGGCCATGCCAATCTTGATGCTGTCTATTCTTACCGAAGACAAGAAATCCATAACACTATAAAGTACCTTTATAGTCGAAAAGACTCTCCTGTTAACCTGGGTGAAGTGATGTTCTTGAATGTTCTCAACGTAATTACAAATATGTTATGGGGCGGTACTATTCAGGGAAAAGAAAGGACTAACATTGGAGCCGAATTCAGGCAAGTGGTTGCAGAGGTTACTAAGCTTCTAGGGAAGCCTAATGTATCAGATTTCTTTCCATGGTTGGCCTGGTTGGATTTGCAGGGTGCAAAGAAACAGATGAAAGTAGTCACCTCCAAACTTGAGAACATATTTGACAAGATAATTGACCAGCGGACACAAATTGATGGACAGGAAGGGATTGGTAGCGGCAATGGTAACACAGAGAGCAAAGACTTTTTGCAGGTTTTATTGCGGCTGAAAGATGCTGGTGATGCCAAAACACCTCTAACCATGGACCATGTCAAGGCATTACTCATGGTATGTTTTACTGTCCCTTTTTCATTTGACCTCACAAtgtcgtggtaatactcgaaccTGGCTTCAAAGGACTATGTTATGTTGTACTGGAGAAAAGTAGGTAGCCTGGTGATTAAGAGCCTTGTGTCATGGTCTTAAAAGGAGGAAAAATGATTTTCACCACTAAGCAATATATGCTTGTATGGTTTGAATTGTATTGCTTATTTGCTATTTTACTATTAACAGGATATGGTAGTTGGGGGGACCGAAACAGCCTCGAGTACGGTTGAGTTTGCCATGGCAGAGATGATGAATAAACCTGAAATCATGAAGAAAGTACAGACAGAATTGGAGAATGTAGTTGGAAAAAATGCAATAGTAGAAGAATTTCACATTCAGAAACTGCCTTACCTCTATGCAGTGATGAAAGAAGTCCTGCGCCTGCACCCGGTTCTTCCCCTTATGGTGAATCACAGCCCCAGTGTATCAAGTGTTGTTGCCAATTACAGAATTCCAAAGGGTGCTCAGGTTTTTGTTAACGTGTGGGCAATTCATAGGGATCCCTCCATTTGGCAGAGTCCATTGGAGTTTCTACCAGAAAGATTCTTGAATGGCAAGGGAGATTATAGTGGAAATGATTTTAACTATTTACCATTTGGCTCCGGCAGAAGAATCTGCGCAGGAATGGCAATGGCAGAGAAGATGGTTTTGTTCTCCCTTGCTTCACTTCTGCATTCCTTCAACTGGACATTGCCTGCAGGAGAgaaacttgaaatttctgaaaagTTCAGAATTGTTTTGAAGAAGAAGACACCCTTGATCGCCATTCCTACGCCACGGTTGACTGATCCAGCGTGTTATGAGTAGACATAGAAGCATAGGATGGTGCATTTGTTTGTGTATCAACAACCATAGCTGAGAGTACAAATTGTGGAATTTCTCCAAGAAGCAATTTGATATGTTCTAAATTTGACAATTAAAATTCCAACAATTTCAAGGCACAGTTGTATCTCATTCAATCGTATCTCTGCTTTTGTAGAGACTCCCATCCAATTACGAAAGGAAAAAAGTGAGCTAACCTTTTAACATTCAAAATTTCTGAAAGTGGTCAATATCTAGCTGTGGCTTTCAATCCTAATTATTGACTAAAAGCCCGGACTTACATTGGACCTTTATCCGCTGATGATTACAGATAAGATCTTTGAGGGAATAAGATTGCCTTTAtcagttcctttttttttttttttttttggagttaaaAAGTACAAGGCTACGTATCTAGCAAAGTCTAAAATTTATGACCAGGGGGCTTGGGGCATTGATGGCCGGGTTGGGCACTGGTAAGGGCAGTTTGTCTGAAGGCATATTGTTGGCTTGTCTGCGGTGCCTCCATTGTTGACTATTTGTAATGCTTTTCTGAGAACTGATACTCAAATTCTATTTTGAGTTAGAAACGAATTTGTTATGGCTCTAAAGGATATCTATCGATTAAGTATATTCTTGCACAATACGAGCGTTGTAgatgttttcttgcataataCGAGTGTTGCAAGAGCCGAGTGAAAAGAAGGCAAAAGTTGTTCAGAACTAATTGTAACTGGGTAGCAGTCAATTCAAGTAACCACACTATTTATTGAATGTGATGTGGAAGGGATCCATCCCTATAGCAATTCCCATCACAATTCCAGTTAATTTGGTAAAGCATCTGGTTTACTACCTTTAATCGTAATAACGATGGATAAGATATTAGAGGCAATAAGATTCTCGTATTTGTCCTTGTTGAATTGAATTGCCTGTGGTCTCAAATCTCTCAACGTAAGCTACTAAGTTAGTCATGCGTGTTGTTCAAAATTGTGGGCGATTTGACATCAACGATAATTTCAGACACATTCATAGTATTCCTCGAAATATCCTGGAATGGTATCCACACAAACTCTAGCCTGTAGCGATTATCAGCTATACCCATTCATACTATATATCCCTGACTTGTCTTGGAATGATATCCACATTTCTACATAGCGGTGGGCTAATAAAATTCAGATACGTAATAAGCTACTTCCTCCTATATCTTTACACCAATAGCCAAGAAGAATCAGGTCCTTCTTGAATACTCACCGTTTTCTTCACTCAGCTCTTGGATATTCTCGATATGATTATGCACACAATTCTTGCAAAATGTGCATGGTGGCTTGAAAACAGCAACAAAAGAGACATGCCTGTTCAAGCAGCTCTTACTGTCTCAATTGCGACAATATTCCTTTTCTGGTGTATGGTGGCGTTCATCAAGTCCAGGAGGGGAAAGGTCTTATTACCACCAGGGCCTCGCGGCTTGCCAGTTGTTGGGTACTTGCCATTTCTCGGCACCAACTTGCACACTGAGTTTGCGGAGTTGGCTCATCAATATGGTCCAATCTTCAAGCTGCAGCTTGGAAACAAACTATGCGTTGTACTTGGCTCACCACCTCTCATCAGGGAGATAACGCGAGACCAAGACATTGTTTTTGCTAATCGTGACCCTCCACTTGCTGCAGTGGCAGCAACTTATGGCGGACTTGACATTGCTTGGTCCCCCTACGGCTCCTACTGGCGTAATATGAGAAAGATGTTCGTGCGAGAGATGCTGAGTGGACGCAACCTTGATGCTTGTTATGATCTTAGAAAATCTGAAGTAAGGAAGGCAGTCGAATACGTTAGCACAAAGGTTGGAACAGTGGTAGACATTGGTGAATTGATTTTCCTAACAGAGATAAAGGTTATTATGAGCATGCTTTGGGGAGGTACACTTGATGCGGAAAAGCAAAGCAAAGTTGGAGCCGAGTTCAAGGGTGCGGTTGAACAAATTGTGGGAACGCTTTCAAAACCAAATATATCTGATTTCTTCCCTATCCTTGCCAGGTTTGACATACAGGGCATAGAGAAACAAGTGAAGGCTCTTCTAAaaaaagttgatgaaattgtggATGCTGTCATACATGAAAGGATCAAGATGGTCCCTAACAACGTGCAGGATCCAATCAGGAATGAGGCGGAAAAAGACTTCATCCAGATCCTACTTGAGCTGgtgaagctggaaaatgaggGAGAAAAGATCACTTTGACACAAGTAAAAGCCATTGTGATGGTAATTCTTCTGTTAATGCAATTTTGACGTCGATATATCTGTGTTTCCATGTTTCACATTTTCATTCCTTTTAGAATTGGGGCACGTGAAATTACATAACAAATGCAatgaataaattaaaaaattttatgagAGCTAAATTGTTCCGGATCTAATTCTAGCTAATTCGTGAACAGGATATTATGGTTGGTGGTACAGACACTACAGCCACCATGGCCGAGTGGGTGATGACGGAGGTTTTGCACAACAGAGAGATAATGGAAAAGGTCCAGAAAGAATTGGAAGATGTTATAGGGATCAACAACACTGTTGAAGAGATACATCTCCCCAAGCTACGGTATTTGGATGCGGTAGTAAAGGAAACTTTTCGCTTACAC
It includes:
- the LOC113703705 gene encoding flavonoid 3'-monooxygenase CYP75B137 — its product is MMFQIFLNASDGSSSVNDQNLVLLSYALGGLALLWFILMFIWKPNKGQPPLPPGPKTLPLVGNLLSLDPELHTYFTDLSKTYGPILTLWLGKKVGIVISSPALVREVLKDQDTTFANRDVPAAAREAAYGGSDIAWTPYGPEWRMLRKVCVMEMLSNATLDSVYDLRRRELRQTIKFLYRQAGKPVNVGEQMFLTVLNVITNMLWGGTVKGDERASLGAEFRQVVNEMTGCLGAMNISDFYPALARYDLQGVQKKTRILAGRFDKIFERMIDQRVNAVGDDGKESKDFLQFLLQLKDEGDAKTPLTMSHVKALLMDMVVGGTDTTSNTAEFALAEMLRKPEILKNVQQELETVVGKGKIVEESDIQKLPYLYAVMKEVLRLHPILPLLIPHCPSETCIVGGYTVPKGSRVFINVWAVHRDPSIWENPSEFRPERFLDGKWDYSGNDFNYFPFGSGRRICAGTAMAERMFMFSLASLVHSFDWKVPEGEHLNLEEKFGIVLKKRMPLVAIPTPRLSDAFLYE
- the LOC140004533 gene encoding flavonoid 3'-monooxygenase CYP75B137-like, yielding MITMFQYPHKLSTFLNNVGDFLGYPTLVFMFIATWLAWILFNIARGQKPLPPGPWGLPVVGNLPFLDPELHSYFSNLAKTYGPIFKLRLGGKVSVVIASPGMAREVLKDQDVTFANRDVPVVVTAMEYGGRDIVFTPYGAEWRMLRKVCVRDMLGHANLDAVYSYRRQEIHNTIKYLYSRKDSPVNLGEVMFLNVLNVITNMLWGGTIQGKERTNIGAEFRQVVAEVTKLLGKPNVSDFFPWLAWLDLQGAKKQMKVVTSKLENIFDKIIDQRTQIDGQEGIGSGNGNTESKDFLQVLLRLKDAGDAKTPLTMDHVKALLMDMVVGGTETASSTVEFAMAEMMNKPEIMKKVQTELENVVGKNAIVEEFHIQKLPYLYAVMKEVLRLHPVLPLMVNHSPSVSSVVANYRIPKGAQVFVNVWAIHRDPSIWQSPLEFLPERFLNGKGDYSGNDFNYLPFGSGRRICAGMAMAEKMVLFSLASLLHSFNWTLPAGEKLEISEKFRIVLKKKTPLIAIPTPRLTDPACYE
- the LOC113704121 gene encoding labd-13Z-ene-9,15,16-triol synthase, chloroplastic, with the protein product MIMHTILAKCAWWLENSNKRDMPVQAALTVSIATIFLFWCMVAFIKSRRGKVLLPPGPRGLPVVGYLPFLGTNLHTEFAELAHQYGPIFKLQLGNKLCVVLGSPPLIREITRDQDIVFANRDPPLAAVAATYGGLDIAWSPYGSYWRNMRKMFVREMLSGRNLDACYDLRKSEVRKAVEYVSTKVGTVVDIGELIFLTEIKVIMSMLWGGTLDAEKQSKVGAEFKGAVEQIVGTLSKPNISDFFPILARFDIQGIEKQVKALLKKVDEIVDAVIHERIKMVPNNVQDPIRNEAEKDFIQILLELVKLENEGEKITLTQVKAIVMDIMVGGTDTTATMAEWVMTEVLHNREIMEKVQKELEDVIGINNTVEEIHLPKLRYLDAVVKETFRLHPALPLLVPKRPSQSCTVGGFTIPKDTRVFVNAWQIHRDPELWDNPLEFKPERILATPSKWDYSGNNFQYIPFGSGRRICAGIPLAEKMLMYIAASLLHSYDWKSTKSKEADLSEKFGIVMRKSTPLLAIPTKKVDKSGVPA